AACTACAAACCAACAAAGATTCACATTCAATAAGCAACGAACAGAGCTAAAACAAATACAGAGTGAATACTTATTTTGACGATGTAAAATCGCGTACCAGTGGAGAGATCAGGAACCATAGATATAAAGAGCTGCTGCTGTTGCATTCgacggagagagagatggcaatGGAAGGCGGATCTGGCGGTGGCCGACTTGGAGAAGGCAGTGAGGCTGACCTCCGATCTTGCGTTGCAGAGAGAGCAAGTGAGATAGATGAGAGTAAAAGAGAGACTACGTACCAGTCGAGAGATCAAAAACTGTAAATAATGAAGAGCTACTGCTATTGCATTTGACGAAGAGAGAGATGGCAATGGAGGGCAGATCTGGCAGTGGCCAACTTGGAGGAGGTGGTGAGGCTGACCTCCGATCTCGCGTTGCAGAGAGAGCGAGTGAGATAGATGAGAGTGAAAGAGGTTGTTGATGGGTTTCAGAGCTCTGTTCGTGAAACAAAGAGTGAGAGTTTGCAAGTTGCTGGTGGGTTTCCGATTTGGGCAAGAGAGAGTGGGGTTTCTGAGCTCTGTTCTTGAAAGAGAAAGTGAGATGTAAAAGAGTggggtttttttattttcaatcgcAAGAGAGAATAGGGTATCCTTTCTCTGTTTGTAAAAGAGAAAGTAAGAGATGAGAGAatcagagagtgagagagtcAACAAGGGCGggctttcaaaaaattgaagtacgcaaaatatatttatgtcaaAATATCACGAGATTATAGAGTTGTCTACCTTTCTGTCCATCTTTCCGTTCGTGtagcattttccttaaaatttatactaattaGTAATTACCCATGCGTTGCGTCTGAGGCCATTAATGAACAAATACCAATATTATTTTTGCTTGTAGATTCAATGGAAAGTGATTGAGAAGAATTTATATGCTAAACCACCAAATTACACTTTTTCATAATCTAAATCTAAGACTTGTTTAGAGAATTTATGGAAGAAATTTGTTTAGTCAAACATAAAATAGGTTTTATAATAGAGTTtagaatcaaattaaaaaaaaaaatccttggTCTCTCATACATACATAGAGTTGCAATCGAACCGAGTCAAGTCAAGTTTCACTAGACTCGGTTAAGCAAATCAAAGCTCAATCTCAAACTCAAGTCAACCTAAAAGCATGGTTGGAGCTCGAGTTCAAGCTCGACTCGTTAAGAAAGATGTGTGATAGTAACAACAAAGGAAATGGTGTGCAATGGTGACGAAGATGAAAGATGCAACGACCATTGACGACAAGAGAAAAAGCAGAGGTAAGAAGAAAATGGCAAGAAGCAATTGTTAGAGAATAAGAGAAACAATCAGTCaaagaaataagattttttggagagaaaaatctacctaaatgataaatgatataatatGTGATATGTTTGCACAGACTGTTggagaataagaaaaatatgatgatatgtatgtatatacaagTGCGAATCCAGAGGTTGAGACTGGGAGAGGTTGAAACCTGTGCCAACCTTCCCCAAATCCGCCCATAAATGGAACAATGGGGGTAATGGACCCATTTAGTCATTAATTCTGCATATATACCTACACATAGGCTAAGGTGCAACACGAGATTAAGCTCATGCGAGCCCCCCTAAATTTGctcgtgtgtatatatgttaaataatatatttataaataaatttcttaatgtattcttttataaatatattttcataagtTAATTGCGAACTTCTAATCGAGTACTCGCAAGTCTCTAATCAAACTACCTTGCGAGCTAATGAGTTAAGTTATACTAAACTAAAACTCGGCTCATTTACaaattaagtttcaaaattagTCTTAAATTTATTCGtttactttaacaaataaatttttatcgaAACAAATACTGAACTGCTTATAAATAGTTCAACTCATTTGTGACCCAATACATGTGTTGATGCTGATTATAGTGaacaatattaaaaattgagttaTGTCATCAACTATTGGCATATTGAGGATGCCGTTGGTATTAACTATTGAATTTCTATGATTGCTGCCAcatttgatgataaaaattcAACAGATATGATGCAGAAAAACTAAACATAAGTATCTAAAGCTTTCATATAACAAAAGACCTGTCATAACTAagtcaaaaattaatatatacatgcatgggCGCTTCAAAACCACTGCTAGCAACAACAGAATAACAAACCACTGGGTCTTTTTCCCCCAAAATCTTTTATTCCTTATTTCCAactacatatacatatatgtatatgtatatacgtgtCAATGAAACTGGTGATCTATAGAGATGTAGAACCTTTTGTAAGTCCTAAATTCAACTATTGTCACGCGTAAAATTTCCTTAAGATTTGTTTTTAacttattaaatttgtttatattttaatgatttgTACTTtttaatgatgataaaaatgttataagtataagtgcaattttgttcaatcCCTTTTAATAGAAATAACGTTACCCCTCATCAATTTTGTGGACCCTTggtctctctcatttcttctctttcttctttttctccagcAACCCTCTCGCCTCTCTCTCTGCCTCATCACCTTGTCGCCTCTCACGGCCTTGTCACCTTGCCACCTCTCACGTGCTGACCTCTATTGCATCTTCCCTGGTCAATCGCCACAGAGAGAGAGGATACAGAGACAAAGTGATGGTGAAAGGGTCAGCGATGACGAGAATAAAGAAAtgtgagagagaagaaaatgggggTAGGTCTCTTGGGAAGGGAGACCTCcccaaaatgacttttttacCACTCTTTTCCCCCAAAACTAACGCGAGGGAAGGGGGGTAACATTGATCATTACCTTATCGTCTCTCACATGTCGATTGTCGCTGCATTCTCCCTCATCAACCGtcacaaaaaagaaatatgcaAAAACAAGACGACGACAAAAGGGTCGATGGTAGAAGGAAAGCGACGAGAGCAAAGGaatggaagagagaaaaataaggtaGCCCCTTCCCTCCCCCaccctaaaaataaaaaaaccaagGGGGTAACATTAACCCATTAAAatagggtgaacaaaatcgcactttACGAATACATATGGgaataaaatcaaaccaagaaatgaaatcatttttcatttttgttttctatgagCTTGTTTGAACGAAGCattaaaggaaacaaaaagaaatttcgGTGGGAAAATCCTTAAAAGAGTTCCCTAGAAAGTAAATAATGGCTTGATGAATCTTGGTGAATTTGATGATGATTTCCGAGCTATATATaacattgtatatatatatatatatatattcttcattAGACTATTAGATTCACAATCTAAGCTACCCATTGAGAAAAACAATcatataaaatcaaacattaaTTGCAGCATGAGCAAGAGCCATGAAATGACCCAGCAAAcccaaaagccattcaattcaAGTTACTGTACTCCAATATGAATCCTACTACCTTGGTGCACGACTAACAATTCAAACAATATCTCATCAGGGTAGGTGTACCAAACCAATATGCATCGTCTCTCTTGCTTAATCATTCTTCATTCATGTTCCAAAAAGATTTAGCAAGACAACGTTAACATGCGGGGCGGGGATCCATTTGTTGAAGATGAAGATAGATTATATCTAGCTCTTGTTTGCATTTATTTACAAATGCATTCAGATGTCGAGAAGCCAACTTAGGGACGACCTACTACACTGAAGACACCAAGCCTTCTGATGCAGCTGTGGCACCTGTAAGCGAGCCCTGGGTCCACCTCTTTAGCATCTCAAGCGCAGCCTTAGGCTGATCCATGGGAACCATGTGACCAGCATCGTGGACCTGGTTATCGATACATACACATACACGACCACAGAAAAACATCAGTATACATATAAACACAAGAACATGAAAATTTTTAGGAAGGATAGATTAGACCTTGAGGAAACTGAGAGACCCGTAGCTCTTCAATATTCCCGCTTCAGAACTATCGACTGCAAAAGGAACTTCTGGAGATGCCACAAACTCTTTCTGACCAGTCCATTTCATGGCATGAACCCATCTTGAATTGCCTGCAGGAAGAAATTTTACTACCAGCTTAGCATGCAAGGGAAACCTTCCAATGTACATAAAACGTTTGTTATTTAGCTTGATATGTGTTTATGTAGAAATTTTACTCTATAAAACGGAGAGTTAAAACCCCGCAAGGCCTTACCAAGCCAATTGCAGATAAGATCATATTCTCCAGCATACACAAGCAACTGAATTCCGTCCTCGAGAAGATCTGGAATGCCAACTTCAAGGTTCCTCATCCAGTCCACAAGCATGGCCTGGTAGACAGACGGGCTGCAGGAAACAAATTCTATGTCCCCAACTCCAAGAGCATCCCTGACAGTTTTCTGGTTCAGAAATTTCTCCATGTCTGAGAAATCATAACATAGGCTGCCTTCACACTTCTTTCTGATGTCATAGTACTGCAGGTAGGAACATCAGAGACATCAATTCTTTTTCTAACTTAACTTTATGTCCTCAACAACTCATAATCCACAATCTTGTCAGCCAAGTGATTGGAAGGAAAAAACAAAggttttcttaataaaaaaactGAGCCTCATCAAGTCCACATTTTTCAGGTGTAAGAAAGTGTTCTCAAAGCATCCCAAGATAGCACTAGGTAACTAATGAAGCTAGAGGTTGTGAATTTTCTTACATTAACATCACCAACAATGGCCAAGATACTACTGAATACAACATTGCAGGCAAAGTAAGAAGCGAAACAAGAAACTGTACCGTCCGTCCCTGAAATAAAAAAGGCAGATCTTAAGCTTTAGAACACAACAAGAAAATCAACAACCAAGCCTACATGGGATCATCTAGGTAGATTTCTAGATCAATCTTAAATCCTAGAACAGAAAGACAAAAGCCCCTGATGGGAAAAGATAAAAAGGTTTTTAAGAATCATGAGGAACAAATAGTATAACCAACTTAGCAAAGATATAAGCTAAAGATAGCAATACCTTGAAAATGCAGACCAAGGAAAAAAGccagaaaaaagaataaagaagaacaAACCCTATTGACATAATAAAAATAGGAGGAATACCAAATAAAGCATTACCACAAAGCTTTATTGCTACTTCACAGATGGGAAGCAGCAATCTGTTGATGCGATCATGCTGAGATTTCTTAATAATTCCCATCTCCAATGCATAATCTGCGTATGCTTGATACTGAATCCCAGGATCAGTAAGCCCATTACCAATGGCAAATCCCTGTTCAAGCAATACAAATTCCAAGTCAAATGGCAagttaaaatattgaaattaaaataattcaaggCATATACCTTCAGGTTTATGTGAATCCCCTCTTTAGCTTTATTTCCTTGGTGGACCCGAGCAGCAAAAGCAGGAATATAGTGCCCAGCATAGGATTCTCCAGTTATATAAAAGTCATTCTTTGCAAATTCAGGATGCTCCGCAAAGAAAGcctaaatcattcgaatgaatcagTTAATTGTGGCTTTTggattatatttgtttttttaggTACACCTTTAGGCTGACAAATTTGGAAGACAATGTTTTCCAGTAAGCATATTTAGATCATATTGAGCATTCTTCATGCCAGGGTCAGAAATCAGTGATAGAAGATGGGTTCGATGGGTGGTGTAGGTAATTTTTATGGGTAACAAGCGATCACAAAACCAAATAAAAACATACAGAAAAGCCAAGATCATTCAGGAAAGACAACATCGcataagaaaaaattatcacaaatacatcccaaaattttgatgataaagTAGTATATGAAGTATGGACTGCAGTTTCAGATCAGCAACAAAACAAATGTTGccacaaaatatacaaaatacaatCCAAAGATTTTAAGCACAATTAATCTAGATGTGGtttcaaatcttcaaatttttggcccTCGTATTATTTAGTAACTTTCAGTGATAAAGAGGAGAATGCACTGGTAtttgttgctaaaaaaaaaagaaaaagtttgttgAAGTTGAATAAACACACCTGGAGAAAGTCATACAGGTCATTACTGACCCCCTTTTCATCATGTCGAATGTCACGCCTATCAGAGCTATAACTGAAACCAGTCCCAGTGGGTTGATCTACATATAGAAGATTTGATACCTGCAGAAGCATCATagcaattatattatatttgttccTTTTTAATAGAAGTGGATGGTAACTAAAATGGATTTAACATGAGTTCAATTATGCAATTCTGAGTCATCAGTGCATAAAGCTCCAATCTGTGTGTGCCTGTGTCCTATAGTAGAATAacataaaaacatgagaatggGCGGGGGATGCTAACCCCATCCTACCCATTTATGTAATACCTGTTCAACGCCCCACCCACTATCAATCCATCCCATTATGCCTCATCTTGTTTAAAATGTTtatgcttaaaaaaaaatttatgcaaataatatttttcatcctTTTATGAGGAATCCTTACAGATCAATCATCTTTCAGCTAGAACTCTTTTTGCTGGGTGGTTGGACTTGCTATACCGGTCACAGATTTGGCACATACCGCATGTTTATTCAACATCTGAGTTGAATGTTTTTATGTTCTAAACAATTATAACTTGCATATTTACttgttaatcaaataaaatgagttCTGCccttaaaaattcatttgacACATTCCCACTCAGAGCCAGGAATCATAGAATGGAGGAATCATAGAATGGCCCCAACTGTAAAACCAACACAAGCATGATAAATACCCTGTGCTTGAAGCTAATAACCAGCATCAAGCTCTACAGGTACCTCCCACTGCAAAGCAACCACCCCAGTACAGTGAACGTATCACAAAATGAGTACTGATGCAAGATACCTATTAgattataattgtcattatTATTGGTTAATGATGAAAGTTATCTATGCTAGAATAAGTACCCTTGAATCCAAATCACAAGCAGCACAACCAGCATTGAACGCTAAATGCAGCCCTCTCTCTTCTGGTCTTACAGTCAGTTGTCAACAACAATAAAGACTACATGGATGTTACTCCAAATATGCATTTCCCACAATGCAAGAGTATATACCACTAAAATTACCCCAAAATCAAAAATAGACTTCAAATTTCACACAAGAATGCTAGTGAAGGAATTTCTTCATGCAGTTCAACTGGCATGAAGAAAGACTCATTTAGATCTCTTCAACTTGATCACAAGTTTTTTCATTGAAGTTCAAATCCTCTCACTCAGGAAAAGACATTGGCAACACAATCAAGGAGGAGATTGTTGGTGGGTTAAACAAAACTGAGATGCATTAGTGTTGAGGCCTCCAATAATAAAGATGTAAACAAGCACGTTGAAGTTACCTCCTACCCGACTTATTTTCTCGTGCTACatatcaagaaataaaaaaggagGAACAGAAGTAAAGATGCCTGTGTCTGTTTCTGAAGGACTCCCACCAGATAATCATGTGCATCCCAATGTAATTGGAAATAACAGATGCAATTACAGAtacaataacaacaatcacaagcccaAATCACCAGGTGGGCAGTTGCAATTACAGATATTTCAAACTAAGGGATTATCAGCAATAAACATACAGAGATACATAAAGATTATAAAACAAATTTCAGTTGCCTTAGAAAAAGTAAAGTTGCAAACCAGTGTGGCAATTGTAAGCAATGTTGATATGCTCTTCATGATATGAAAATAAGCAGTTTAATTAACTTTGTTGAACACAGAATAAATtgagt
The sequence above is a segment of the Diospyros lotus cultivar Yz01 chromosome 7, ASM1463336v1, whole genome shotgun sequence genome. Coding sequences within it:
- the LOC127806754 gene encoding serine carboxypeptidase-like isoform X1 codes for the protein MKGLICLSFLFLLLLLSPFSLATLRFPPNARLPSIQAGEMIRELNLFPKEDINVVDRYASEPAGPGIVEKRFRFPNLADPSVTVDDLGHHAGYYKIEHSHAARMFYFFFESRNSKKDPVVIWLTGGPGCSSELAMFYENGPFTIAKNLSLVWNEYGWDKVSNLLYVDQPTGTGFSYSSDRRDIRHDEKGVSNDLYDFLQAFFAEHPEFAKNDFYITGESYAGHYIPAFAARVHQGNKAKEGIHINLKGFAIGNGLTDPGIQYQAYADYALEMGIIKKSQHDRINRLLLPICEVAIKLCGTDGTVSCFASYFACNVVFSSILAIVGDVNYYDIRKKCEGSLCYDFSDMEKFLNQKTVRDALGVGDIEFVSCSPSVYQAMLVDWMRNLEVGIPDLLEDGIQLLVYAGEYDLICNWLGNSRWVHAMKWTGQKEFVASPEVPFAVDSSEAGILKSYGSLSFLKVHDAGHMVPMDQPKAALEMLKRWTQGSLTGATAASEGLVSSV
- the LOC127806754 gene encoding serine carboxypeptidase-like 49 isoform X2, whose protein sequence is MGGWRMFYFFFESRNSKKDPVVIWLTGGPGCSSELAMFYENGPFTIAKNLSLVWNEYGWDKVSNLLYVDQPTGTGFSYSSDRRDIRHDEKGVSNDLYDFLQAFFAEHPEFAKNDFYITGESYAGHYIPAFAARVHQGNKAKEGIHINLKGFAIGNGLTDPGIQYQAYADYALEMGIIKKSQHDRINRLLLPICEVAIKLCGTDGTVSCFASYFACNVVFSSILAIVGDVNYYDIRKKCEGSLCYDFSDMEKFLNQKTVRDALGVGDIEFVSCSPSVYQAMLVDWMRNLEVGIPDLLEDGIQLLVYAGEYDLICNWLGNSRWVHAMKWTGQKEFVASPEVPFAVDSSEAGILKSYGSLSFLKVHDAGHMVPMDQPKAALEMLKRWTQGSLTGATAASEGLVSSV